Proteins from a single region of Starkeya sp. ORNL1:
- a CDS encoding phage tail sheath C-terminal domain-containing protein: MPVRPSYPGVYISETASGVRSIQGVPTSVTAILGRFRRGPIDEPASAPNFGEFARRFGGLWAPSPASYAVEDFFANGGSQAIIVRLFRPRDANDDGVAMLAVGNLSLVATDPGEWGNGLSAVVTYPADAQAVEDIAVQHGLVATDLFDLTVVDGSTNQREVFSNVTVNTDGGVRRLDRVLEAESSLVRVAQSGGSPQLPDTRPAENAAGNGTGGNDGDGLTTADMIGDADEKSGLHALLKTDIFNVLVIPPDTNGGTIEPAVWEQAAEFCAERRAFVLIDPPAEWDDRPDIAVRTVIEAQRASPIIPPAHASHAALFFPRYGRRDPLNGGQIATSTPSGMIAGIMARTDAARGVWKAASGLEATLSGADALTVKLTDAENGLLNPIGVNCLRGFPAVGYVVWGARTLRGADQFADEYKYIPVRRLALFIEESLVRGTRWAVFSPNDEPLWAQIRLSVSAFMHNLFGQGAFQGATPRDAYFVKCDAETTTQDDIDRGAMNIVVGFAPLKPAEFVIITIRQIVNGGCPPG; the protein is encoded by the coding sequence ATGCCGGTTCGGCCAAGCTATCCCGGCGTCTATATCAGCGAGACTGCGAGCGGCGTTCGTAGCATCCAGGGCGTTCCCACCTCGGTCACGGCGATTCTCGGGCGGTTTCGGCGTGGTCCCATCGATGAGCCGGCCAGCGCCCCGAATTTCGGCGAGTTCGCGCGGCGCTTCGGCGGGCTGTGGGCACCGAGCCCGGCGTCCTACGCCGTCGAGGACTTCTTCGCCAATGGCGGCTCACAAGCGATCATCGTTCGTCTGTTTCGGCCGCGGGACGCCAATGATGATGGCGTCGCAATGCTCGCGGTCGGCAATCTGTCATTGGTCGCGACCGATCCGGGCGAGTGGGGCAACGGGCTCAGCGCCGTGGTCACCTACCCGGCCGACGCGCAGGCGGTGGAGGACATCGCCGTCCAGCATGGTCTCGTCGCCACCGACCTGTTCGACCTGACCGTCGTCGACGGCTCGACCAATCAGCGCGAGGTGTTCTCCAATGTCACGGTGAACACCGATGGCGGCGTCCGCCGTCTCGACCGCGTGCTCGAAGCTGAATCAAGCCTCGTCCGCGTGGCGCAGAGTGGCGGGTCGCCGCAATTGCCCGATACCCGGCCCGCCGAGAACGCCGCCGGCAACGGCACGGGCGGCAATGATGGCGACGGCCTGACCACCGCTGACATGATCGGCGACGCGGACGAGAAAAGCGGCCTCCACGCCTTGCTCAAGACCGACATCTTCAATGTGCTGGTCATCCCGCCCGATACGAACGGCGGCACCATCGAGCCTGCGGTGTGGGAGCAGGCCGCCGAGTTCTGCGCCGAACGCCGCGCTTTCGTGCTGATCGACCCGCCCGCCGAATGGGACGACAGGCCGGACATCGCCGTGCGGACCGTGATCGAGGCGCAGCGGGCCAGTCCCATCATACCACCCGCTCACGCATCGCATGCCGCGCTGTTCTTTCCGCGCTACGGCCGGCGCGATCCGTTGAACGGCGGCCAGATTGCGACGTCCACGCCCTCGGGCATGATCGCCGGCATCATGGCGCGCACCGATGCCGCGCGCGGTGTGTGGAAGGCCGCGTCCGGGCTAGAGGCGACGCTCTCGGGCGCCGACGCCCTGACTGTAAAGCTCACCGACGCGGAGAACGGGCTGCTGAACCCGATCGGCGTGAATTGCCTGCGCGGTTTCCCTGCTGTCGGCTACGTGGTGTGGGGCGCGCGCACGTTGCGCGGCGCGGACCAGTTCGCCGACGAGTACAAATACATTCCGGTGCGACGGCTTGCTCTGTTCATCGAGGAGAGCCTGGTGCGCGGCACACGGTGGGCGGTGTTCTCCCCGAACGACGAACCGCTCTGGGCGCAGATCCGCCTGAGCGTCAGTGCGTTCATGCACAACCTGTTCGGGCAAGGCGCCTTCCAGGGGGCAACCCCGCGCGACGCCTATTTCGTCAAATGCGATGCCGAGACGACGACGCAGGACGACATCGATCGCGGGGCAATGAACATCGTCGTCGGATTCGCCCCGCTGAAGCCGGCCGAGTTCGTCATCATCACCATCCGGCAGATCGTCAACGGCGGGTGTCCTCCTGGCTAG
- a CDS encoding tripartite tricarboxylate transporter permease, producing MDSFSGILGGFAVALQPEYLGLALLGALLGTAIGVLPGMGASLTISLLLPFTFKLVDPVGALILFGGIFYGAQYGGSTTSILINTPGESSSVVTAIDGYRMARKGRAGAALACAAIGSFYAGTIATFLMMVLAQPLVNIALDFGPSEYFAIMVLSLGSVTALGSGHPMKAAFSTLLGLMMATIGIDATSGQLRFTFGEPSLFDGIDVVVCAIGLFAISEVIFSLGNLRRQEPSGLMETGKLFMTREEWRRSFWPWTRGTVIGFIIGVLPGVGATIASFMSYGIERKVSKHPEEFGKGAIEGVAGPEAANNASAGGALVPLLTLGIPGSATAAVMLSALQGYGIVTGPLLLDKHPEIVWGLIASLYIGNVMLLVLNLPLVGMWVKLLKVPETILYPIIIAISTIGAYSLSRNVMDVYIMFGIGIVGAILRAYAFPLAPIVLGLVLGGQLETEFRRALIGSRGDWWVFVDRPLAASILLCAVAVVLLPVVTRLRAFWRARRAALT from the coding sequence ATGGACAGCTTCTCAGGCATTCTCGGCGGCTTCGCCGTCGCTCTGCAACCGGAATATCTCGGGCTGGCCCTGCTCGGTGCGCTGCTCGGCACCGCGATCGGCGTGCTGCCGGGAATGGGTGCTTCGCTCACCATCTCGCTGCTGCTGCCCTTCACCTTCAAGCTGGTCGATCCGGTCGGCGCCCTCATCCTGTTCGGCGGCATCTTCTATGGCGCGCAGTATGGCGGCTCCACCACCAGCATCCTCATCAACACGCCGGGCGAGAGTTCATCCGTCGTCACCGCGATCGACGGCTATCGCATGGCGCGCAAGGGCCGCGCCGGGGCGGCGCTCGCCTGCGCCGCCATCGGTTCCTTCTATGCCGGAACCATCGCCACCTTCCTGATGATGGTGCTGGCGCAGCCGCTGGTGAACATCGCGCTGGACTTCGGCCCGTCGGAATATTTCGCCATCATGGTGCTGTCGCTGGGCTCGGTCACCGCACTCGGCAGCGGCCACCCGATGAAAGCGGCGTTCTCGACGCTGCTCGGCCTGATGATGGCCACCATCGGCATCGATGCCACCAGCGGGCAATTGCGCTTCACCTTCGGCGAGCCATCGCTGTTCGACGGCATCGATGTCGTGGTCTGCGCCATCGGCCTGTTCGCCATCAGCGAGGTGATCTTCTCGCTCGGCAATCTGCGCAGGCAGGAACCCTCCGGCCTGATGGAGACCGGCAAGCTGTTCATGACCAGGGAAGAATGGCGCCGCTCATTCTGGCCGTGGACCCGCGGCACGGTGATCGGCTTCATCATCGGCGTCCTGCCCGGCGTCGGCGCTACCATCGCTTCCTTCATGTCCTATGGCATCGAGCGGAAGGTCTCGAAGCACCCCGAGGAATTCGGCAAGGGCGCGATCGAAGGCGTTGCCGGTCCCGAGGCGGCCAACAACGCCTCGGCGGGCGGCGCGCTCGTGCCGCTGCTTACCCTCGGCATCCCGGGTTCGGCGACCGCCGCCGTCATGCTCTCCGCGCTGCAGGGTTACGGCATCGTGACGGGGCCGCTGCTGCTGGACAAGCATCCGGAGATCGTCTGGGGCCTGATCGCCAGCCTCTATATCGGCAATGTCATGCTGCTGGTCCTGAACCTTCCGCTGGTCGGCATGTGGGTCAAGCTCTTGAAGGTTCCGGAGACCATCCTCTATCCGATCATCATCGCCATCAGCACGATCGGCGCCTACAGCCTCAGCCGCAACGTGATGGACGTGTACATCATGTTCGGCATCGGCATCGTCGGCGCCATCCTGCGTGCCTATGCCTTCCCGCTTGCCCCGATTGTCCTCGGCCTTGTGCTGGGTGGCCAATTGGAGACCGAGTTCCGCCGGGCGCTGATCGGCTCGCGAGGCGACTGGTGGGTGTTCGTGGATCGCCCGCTGGCCGCATCGATCCTGCTTTGCGCGGTCGCCGTCGTGCTGCTGCCGGTGGTGACGCGCTTGCGCGCCTTCTGGCGCGCCCGGAGGGCGGCGCTGACCTAG
- a CDS encoding tripartite tricarboxylate transporter TctB family protein, producing MSKLSFLNGKRDGAAMVELGFTLLLPVFSALYIWQANKLPDPPGGNILIGPRTFPMLIGELMLITSLVLVWQALRPPTPDVPVELDLIAEATYEPEDASIRDWTGVSVVLGAMLFLGATLRPLGFVLSITLMLFGLSTFFAPRSWLLNLIVAVCFGVGSYLVFTEILMIPLPNGILRSVF from the coding sequence ATGAGCAAGCTCTCTTTCCTGAATGGGAAGAGAGACGGCGCAGCAATGGTCGAGCTCGGCTTTACATTGCTGCTGCCGGTCTTCTCCGCCCTCTATATCTGGCAGGCGAACAAGCTGCCGGATCCGCCCGGCGGCAATATCCTGATCGGCCCGCGCACCTTCCCGATGCTGATCGGCGAGCTGATGCTCATCACTTCGCTCGTTCTGGTCTGGCAGGCGCTCCGGCCGCCGACGCCCGACGTGCCGGTCGAACTCGACCTGATCGCCGAGGCGACCTATGAGCCCGAGGACGCCTCGATCCGCGACTGGACCGGCGTTTCGGTCGTGCTCGGCGCGATGCTGTTCCTTGGGGCGACGCTGCGCCCGCTCGGCTTCGTGCTGTCGATCACGCTGATGCTGTTCGGCCTTTCGACCTTCTTCGCGCCGCGCAGCTGGTTGCTCAACCTCATCGTCGCGGTCTGCTTCGGGGTCGGCTCCTATCTGGTGTTCACCGAAATCCTCATGATCCCGTTGCCCAACGGCATCCTGCGTTCCGTCTTCTGA
- a CDS encoding tripartite tricarboxylate transporter substrate binding protein, with the protein MPANYPAKPVEMIIPFAPGGGVDLFGRTVARILNDEHIVPARIVVTNQPGAGGALGIAEMVQREGDPYSLLGIAIHIHVTPLTLGTQYTYKDVTPIAKLYSEYDMMVVRQESPFKTLKDVADALKKDPGSLKIGGASLGSGDHLSISRFAQTLGIDPAKLTYISYSGGEANAAILGGHVDIGLGGLDLMDIVQSGKMRALAVTSPKRLSGAFKDVPTYVEQGYDVINENWRGIFAPPGVPPAEVKYWQDAIVKMSKTEAWKKELEAHQWFSTVETDTFAPDLAKENEMYRNLLQQLNLVKKS; encoded by the coding sequence TTGCCGGCGAATTATCCGGCCAAGCCGGTCGAGATGATCATTCCGTTCGCGCCGGGCGGCGGGGTGGACCTGTTCGGCCGCACCGTCGCGCGCATCCTGAACGACGAGCATATCGTTCCGGCGCGCATTGTGGTCACCAACCAGCCGGGTGCCGGCGGCGCGCTCGGCATCGCCGAGATGGTGCAGCGCGAGGGCGATCCCTACAGCCTGCTCGGCATCGCCATCCACATCCATGTGACGCCGCTGACGCTGGGCACGCAGTACACCTACAAGGACGTCACGCCGATCGCCAAACTGTACTCCGAGTACGATATGATGGTGGTGCGGCAGGAATCACCCTTCAAGACCTTGAAGGATGTCGCCGATGCCCTGAAGAAGGATCCGGGCAGCCTCAAGATCGGTGGTGCCTCGCTCGGCAGCGGCGATCATCTGTCGATCTCGCGCTTCGCCCAGACGCTCGGCATCGATCCGGCCAAGCTCACCTATATCTCCTATTCGGGCGGCGAGGCGAACGCGGCGATCCTCGGCGGCCATGTCGATATCGGCCTCGGCGGCCTCGATCTCATGGACATCGTGCAGAGTGGCAAGATGCGCGCGCTGGCTGTGACGTCGCCGAAGCGGCTCAGCGGCGCCTTCAAGGACGTGCCGACCTATGTCGAGCAGGGCTATGACGTCATCAACGAGAATTGGCGCGGCATCTTCGCCCCTCCCGGCGTTCCTCCGGCCGAGGTGAAGTATTGGCAGGACGCCATCGTCAAGATGTCCAAGACCGAAGCCTGGAAGAAGGAACTGGAGGCCCACCAATGGTTCTCCACCGTCGAGACCGACACCTTCGCCCCGGACCTGGCCAAGGAAAATGAGATGTACCGCAATCTTCTCCAGCAGCTGAACCTGGTGAAGAAGTCATGA
- a CDS encoding CaiB/BaiF CoA-transferase family protein: MTTGPLEGIRVLELTHAWAGPYCGMMLGDMGAEVIKVESPRQVPEARGGYPYVNNESVIFMMLHRNKKSLTLDLKNPKGKAIFHDLVRTSDVLIQNFRPGVVQKLGLDYQHLKEINPGLIYANLSGYGTTGPKSDLPGVNMIALAESGLASTTISEGRAPEPLGYALCDVVASMWTAFGILSAYIRREKTGRGQEVDMSLLEAGVSLMFSPVAQHYYGAKDWVALNRRNDANAPAGFFKTRDGSYVAVFASYPALWERFIEAMGVQHLASDPRFVSRNKRTANSPVLHEIMGEIFATEDTDHWVELLTKAGVPTAPVRTAGQMVENDQVLARDLIVDQEHPTAGPIRVIGVPVKLSETPGKVRTPAPLLGEHTREIVASLGHGDELEALEKSGVI, translated from the coding sequence ATGACGACCGGACCTCTTGAAGGCATTCGCGTCCTTGAACTCACCCATGCCTGGGCCGGCCCGTATTGCGGCATGATGCTCGGCGACATGGGTGCCGAAGTCATCAAGGTGGAAAGCCCGCGGCAAGTGCCCGAGGCGCGCGGTGGCTACCCTTATGTGAACAATGAGAGCGTCATCTTCATGATGCTCCACCGCAACAAGAAGAGCCTGACCCTTGATCTGAAGAACCCGAAGGGCAAGGCGATCTTCCATGATCTGGTCCGCACTTCCGACGTGCTGATCCAGAATTTCCGCCCCGGGGTGGTGCAGAAGCTTGGCCTTGATTACCAACATCTCAAGGAGATCAATCCCGGGCTGATCTACGCCAATCTTTCCGGCTACGGCACCACCGGGCCGAAGTCCGATTTGCCGGGCGTCAACATGATCGCGCTCGCCGAGAGCGGGCTCGCCTCGACCACCATCTCCGAGGGGCGCGCCCCGGAACCGCTCGGCTATGCGCTGTGCGACGTGGTTGCCTCGATGTGGACGGCCTTTGGCATCCTCTCCGCTTACATAAGGCGCGAGAAGACCGGCCGGGGACAGGAGGTCGACATGTCCCTGCTGGAGGCCGGGGTGTCGCTGATGTTCAGCCCGGTCGCCCAGCATTATTACGGCGCCAAGGACTGGGTCGCACTCAACCGCCGCAACGACGCCAACGCCCCGGCGGGATTCTTCAAGACCCGCGACGGCAGCTATGTCGCGGTCTTCGCCAGCTATCCCGCGCTTTGGGAGCGCTTCATCGAAGCCATGGGCGTGCAGCATCTGGCGAGCGACCCGCGCTTCGTGTCGCGCAACAAGCGCACTGCCAACTCGCCGGTCCTGCACGAGATCATGGGCGAGATCTTCGCCACCGAGGACACCGATCATTGGGTCGAACTGCTGACCAAGGCGGGCGTCCCGACCGCGCCGGTGCGTACCGCGGGCCAGATGGTCGAGAACGACCAGGTGCTGGCGCGCGACCTCATCGTCGACCAGGAGCACCCGACCGCCGGCCCGATCCGGGTCATCGGCGTGCCGGTGAAGCTATCGGAGACGCCGGGGAAAGTGCGCACGCCGGCGCCGCTGCTTGGCGAGCACACCCGCGAGATCGTGGCCTCGCTCGGCCATGGCGACGAACTGGAAGCGCTGGAGAAGTCCGGAGTGATCTGA
- a CDS encoding MaoC family dehydratase, with product MGKIEPKQLKVGDRLETFSKPVTEPMMVEFERVVWDRGKNSHSDPEAAKADGLSRTIASGQNQMAFMHELLEKNFGDAWVYGGKISIRYIRPVYAHDVLTPNAVVTDVIEEDGRSRVLLDVWCENQDGNKTSIGTASAGQPSAKRSWTASEPERIAS from the coding sequence ATGGGAAAAATAGAACCGAAGCAACTCAAGGTCGGCGACCGGCTGGAGACCTTCTCCAAGCCGGTAACCGAGCCGATGATGGTGGAATTCGAGCGGGTGGTGTGGGATCGCGGCAAGAATTCGCACAGCGATCCGGAGGCGGCAAAGGCCGATGGGCTGTCGCGCACCATTGCTTCAGGCCAGAACCAGATGGCCTTCATGCATGAGCTTCTGGAGAAGAATTTCGGCGATGCCTGGGTGTATGGCGGCAAGATCTCCATCCGCTACATCCGCCCGGTCTATGCGCACGACGTGCTGACCCCGAACGCCGTGGTTACCGACGTCATCGAGGAGGATGGCCGGTCACGCGTGCTGCTCGACGTGTGGTGCGAGAACCAGGACGGCAACAAGACCTCGATCGGCACCGCATCGGCGGGCCAGCCTTCCGCAAAACGCAGCTGGACTGCATCCGAGCCCGAGAGGATCGCATCATGA
- a CDS encoding GntR family transcriptional regulator: MPMENTDPATTYDRLKSLILSGEMEVGQPLVERSLAARLGVSRTPVRETIFKLAREGLVRIVEGKGAFVATYTLEDMIEIYHVREGLEPIAARLACANVTLSELDYFNDELERLKAHPELRFEAPDEWMRIGHDFHMMFIRASHNSRIIQTIAGFQEQIDLSRGLGRIIVRTDSDSAAAEHLAILHALRARDPAAAEHAVRIHLQNGLKHRLSRFAQGRGPAATRIL, encoded by the coding sequence ATGCCGATGGAAAACACCGACCCCGCCACCACCTATGATCGTCTCAAGTCCCTGATATTGAGCGGGGAAATGGAGGTTGGGCAGCCGCTGGTCGAGCGTTCGCTGGCGGCGCGCCTGGGGGTCAGCCGGACGCCGGTGCGCGAGACCATCTTCAAGCTGGCGCGCGAGGGGCTGGTCAGGATCGTTGAAGGCAAGGGCGCCTTCGTCGCGACCTACACGCTCGAGGACATGATCGAGATCTATCATGTGCGCGAGGGGCTGGAGCCGATCGCTGCGCGGCTTGCCTGCGCGAATGTCACGCTCTCCGAGCTCGATTACTTCAATGACGAGCTGGAGAGGCTGAAAGCCCATCCCGAACTGCGCTTCGAGGCGCCGGACGAATGGATGCGCATCGGCCACGACTTCCACATGATGTTCATCCGCGCCTCTCATAACTCGCGGATCATCCAGACCATTGCCGGCTTCCAGGAGCAGATCGACCTGTCTCGCGGGCTCGGCCGTATCATCGTGCGGACCGACAGCGACAGCGCCGCCGCCGAGCATCTCGCCATCCTGCATGCCCTGCGGGCTCGCGATCCGGCCGCCGCCGAACACGCCGTGCGCATCCATCTGCAGAACGGACTGAAGCATCGTCTCAGCCGCTTTGCGCAGGGGCGCGGTCCCGCGGCGACCAGGATTCTCTGA
- the glsA gene encoding glutaminase A translates to MSFDPEADKAATPSYVSTGRLPPSDVVAALVRAAHERFRSNADGRNSAVYPSLATMPGELFGICVVGTNGACHAAGDCERDFTIMSVSKPFVFALVCEAIGAEGARTELGVNATGLPFNKLEAMERAGDGRTNPMVNPGAIATTSLVPGANRAEKWQRIREGLSRFAGRDLSIDDEIYRCAIESNSRNQAIARLLETYGRLHADPVEAIDLYTRQCSLRVNARDLAVMGATLADGGLNPLTKERVIDADTCRFALAVMATAGLYETSGDWLYQVGLPGKSGIAGGLVTVAPGKGGLGTFSPRLDAAGNSVRGQLAARFLSEQLGLSLFASNAEL, encoded by the coding sequence ATGAGTTTCGATCCGGAAGCGGACAAGGCCGCGACGCCGTCATATGTCTCCACCGGCCGCCTGCCGCCGTCGGACGTGGTGGCGGCGCTGGTCCGCGCCGCGCATGAGCGGTTCAGATCAAATGCGGATGGCCGCAACTCGGCCGTCTATCCGTCGCTCGCCACCATGCCCGGCGAACTGTTCGGCATCTGCGTGGTGGGCACCAACGGCGCGTGCCACGCAGCCGGCGATTGCGAGCGTGATTTCACCATCATGAGCGTGTCGAAGCCGTTCGTCTTCGCGCTGGTTTGCGAGGCGATCGGCGCCGAAGGGGCGCGCACCGAGCTCGGCGTAAACGCGACCGGGCTGCCCTTCAATAAGCTGGAAGCGATGGAGCGGGCCGGGGACGGCCGCACCAATCCGATGGTCAATCCCGGCGCCATCGCCACCACCAGCCTGGTGCCGGGAGCGAACCGCGCGGAGAAATGGCAACGCATCCGCGAAGGGCTGTCGCGCTTTGCCGGCCGCGACCTGTCGATCGATGACGAGATCTATCGGTGCGCGATCGAAAGCAATTCCCGCAACCAGGCGATCGCCCGGCTGCTCGAGACCTATGGACGGCTGCATGCCGACCCGGTGGAGGCGATCGATCTCTACACCAGGCAATGCTCGCTCAGGGTCAATGCGAGGGACCTCGCCGTCATGGGGGCGACATTGGCCGATGGCGGCCTCAATCCGCTGACCAAAGAGCGCGTGATCGACGCCGATACGTGCCGCTTCGCCTTGGCGGTGATGGCGACGGCGGGATTGTACGAGACCTCGGGTGATTGGCTCTATCAGGTGGGACTGCCCGGCAAGAGCGGCATTGCCGGCGGCCTTGTCACCGTGGCGCCCGGCAAGGGCGGCCTCGGTACCTTCTCGCCGCGCCTCGATGCCGCCGGCAACAGCGTCCGCGGGCAACTCGCTGCGCGCTTCCTGTCGGAGCAACTGGGCTTGAGTCTGTTCGCCTCGAACGCCGAGCTCTAG
- a CDS encoding transglutaminase family protein, producing the protein MARIKIVHTTEYTYRNPVGLTRHRLMVRPDDSHDLRLHSADLKIEPEPAAVHWKHDMFDNSVCFVEWPETLKTERLSIVSTLDMTHHPDGPPLPHYTVEPTAETFPFSYAQNEIPDLGRLTERQMPDPDRKVDAWARRIVADAGSNNTLKVLEAMTHAIKQEFGYGARHEEGTQTAAQTIELGTGTCRDFAVLMMEALRSYGLATRFVTGYLYDDTSGTTRGGGSTHAWCGVYVPGAGWIEYDPTNGLVAGANLVRVGVTREASQAIPISGGFVGSSDDPLGMHVDVSVGAVPIR; encoded by the coding sequence ATGGCGCGGATCAAGATCGTACACACGACCGAATATACCTACCGCAATCCGGTGGGCCTGACGCGCCATCGCCTGATGGTCCGGCCGGACGACAGTCACGACCTGAGATTGCACAGCGCCGACCTCAAGATCGAGCCGGAACCGGCAGCCGTGCATTGGAAGCACGACATGTTCGACAACTCCGTCTGCTTCGTCGAATGGCCGGAAACGCTGAAGACCGAGCGCCTCAGCATCGTCTCGACGCTGGATATGACGCATCATCCCGATGGTCCGCCGCTGCCGCACTACACCGTCGAGCCGACCGCCGAGACGTTTCCCTTCTCCTATGCGCAGAACGAGATTCCCGATCTCGGGCGTCTCACTGAGCGGCAAATGCCGGACCCGGACCGGAAGGTCGATGCCTGGGCACGCCGCATCGTCGCCGACGCCGGCAGCAACAACACGCTGAAGGTGCTGGAGGCGATGACGCACGCCATCAAGCAGGAGTTCGGCTATGGCGCGCGCCATGAGGAGGGGACGCAGACCGCGGCGCAGACCATCGAGCTCGGCACCGGGACCTGCCGCGACTTCGCGGTGCTGATGATGGAGGCGCTGCGCAGCTACGGCCTCGCCACCCGCTTCGTCACCGGCTACCTCTATGACGACACCTCGGGCACCACGCGGGGCGGCGGCAGCACCCACGCCTGGTGCGGCGTGTATGTGCCGGGCGCCGGCTGGATCGAATACGACCCGACCAATGGCCTTGTCGCCGGCGCCAATCTGGTCCGCGTCGGGGTCACCCGCGAGGCGTCGCAGGCGATTCCGATCTCCGGCGGCTTTGTCGGCAGCTCGGACGATCCGCTCGGCATGCATGTCGACGTCTCGGTCGGTGCGGTTCCGATACGCTGA
- a CDS encoding SLC13 family permease — protein sequence MNLELALVLLMLAAAVVMFVINRPRMDAVALLVLVAMPFTGIITMNEALAGFSDSSIILIAALFVIGEGLVRTGVARRLGDWLDATAGTSENRLLVLLMASVGGLGSLMSSTAVVAIFIPVVLRISQNRGMSPGRLMMPLSFAALISGMLTLVATAPNLVVNAELMRQGAEGFSFFSFTPFGLPLLVLGILYMLVARRLLAGRPADIASSRRPTLREWIERYRLAEREQRVFVTERSPLIGKRLDEIPARASGVNLLAIERGTGLSAKMLRPTAQTQIMAGDILLVDANAPAHDVEALRQAYALESRPFGEGKDYFTDRSQEIGMAEIILPAESRLIGQTVLEARMRSEYGLTVIGLRHGDKVVTEGLLTERLKLGDTLLLVGFWSDIRDLQDDTHDMVVLNMPAELEEVLPAASRAPYALGVLGLVVVLMVSGVVPNVQAALIGCLLMGLLGCVDFNSAYGSISWKTLILIVGMLPFSLALQRTGGVDLAADAVLHLVGGASPRLVLATLFIITALLGLFISNTATAVLMAPVALAIAKDLGASPYPFAMIIALAASTAFMTPISSPVNTLVVGPGQYRFGDFVKVGVPFAIVVAIVSVLLVPVFLPLG from the coding sequence ATGAATCTCGAACTCGCCCTCGTCCTGCTCATGCTCGCGGCCGCGGTGGTCATGTTCGTGATCAACCGGCCGCGCATGGATGCCGTGGCGCTGCTCGTGCTGGTGGCGATGCCGTTCACCGGAATCATTACCATGAACGAGGCCCTGGCGGGCTTCAGCGATTCCTCGATCATCCTCATCGCCGCCTTGTTCGTGATCGGTGAAGGACTGGTGCGCACCGGAGTGGCGCGCCGGCTCGGCGACTGGCTCGACGCCACTGCCGGCACCAGCGAGAACCGACTGCTGGTCCTGCTGATGGCATCGGTCGGCGGGCTCGGCTCGCTGATGAGCTCGACCGCGGTGGTCGCCATCTTCATCCCCGTGGTGCTGCGCATCTCGCAGAATCGCGGCATGTCGCCGGGCCGGCTGATGATGCCGCTTAGTTTTGCCGCCCTCATCAGCGGCATGCTCACACTGGTCGCCACCGCACCGAACCTGGTCGTGAACGCGGAGCTGATGCGCCAGGGCGCGGAAGGGTTCAGCTTCTTCAGCTTCACGCCGTTCGGCCTGCCGCTGCTGGTCCTCGGCATCCTCTATATGCTGGTGGCGCGCCGGCTGCTGGCCGGCAGGCCGGCCGACATCGCCTCCAGCCGCCGCCCCACCTTGCGCGAATGGATCGAGCGCTACCGGCTGGCCGAGCGCGAACAGCGCGTCTTCGTCACCGAACGCTCCCCGCTGATCGGCAAGCGGCTCGACGAGATCCCGGCGCGCGCCTCGGGTGTGAACCTGCTGGCGATCGAGCGCGGCACCGGCCTGTCCGCGAAGATGCTCCGCCCCACCGCGCAGACCCAGATCATGGCCGGCGACATATTGCTGGTCGACGCCAATGCGCCCGCGCACGATGTCGAGGCGCTGCGCCAGGCCTATGCGCTGGAATCGCGTCCGTTCGGTGAGGGCAAGGATTATTTCACCGATCGCTCGCAGGAGATCGGCATGGCCGAGATCATCCTGCCGGCAGAATCGCGGCTGATCGGCCAGACCGTGCTCGAAGCGCGGATGCGCTCCGAATACGGGCTCACCGTGATCGGCCTGCGCCATGGCGACAAGGTGGTGACGGAAGGCCTGCTGACCGAGCGGCTCAAGCTCGGCGACACGCTGCTGCTGGTCGGCTTCTGGTCGGACATCCGCGATCTTCAGGACGACACCCATGACATGGTGGTGCTGAACATGCCGGCCGAGCTCGAAGAGGTGCTCCCGGCCGCCAGCCGCGCGCCCTATGCGCTCGGCGTGCTCGGCCTGGTGGTGGTACTGATGGTGAGCGGCGTGGTGCCGAACGTGCAGGCTGCGCTGATCGGCTGCCTGCTGATGGGGCTGCTCGGCTGCGTCGACTTCAACAGCGCCTATGGCTCGATCAGCTGGAAGACGCTGATCCTGATCGTCGGCATGCTGCCCTTCTCGCTCGCCCTGCAGCGCACCGGCGGCGTCGATCTGGCGGCGGACGCGGTGCTGCACCTGGTCGGCGGCGCCTCGCCGCGCCTGGTGCTGGCGACGCTGTTCATCATTACCGCCCTGCTCGGCCTGTTCATCTCCAACACCGCCACGGCGGTGCTGATGGCGCCGGTGGCGCTGGCCATCGCCAAGGATCTCGGCGCCTCGCCCTATCCGTTCGCAATGATCATCGCGCTCGCCGCCTCCACCGCCTTCATGACGCCGATCTCCTCGCCGGTGAACACGCTGGTGGTCGGCCCCGGCCAGTACCGCTTCGGCGACTTCGTGAAGGTCGGTGTACCGTTCGCCATTGTCGTGGCGATCGTCAGCGTGCTGCTGGTTCCGGTGTTCCTGCCGCTCGGCTAG